The Haloarcula limicola genomic sequence GACTGCCGCGCAGTCACCCGCCGAGCGGACGGTCGCCGACACCGAGGGGGAGACCGCCGTCGGCGCGCCCTCGGCCGGCCCGCTCCCGGAGGACCGGACCCGAGTAACGGTCACCGCCGTCGTCGACGGCGACACCATCCGCGTCAGGTACGGCAACGGGACCGAAGACACCGTCCGGCTGGTCGGCGTCGACACGCCCGAAGTCAACGCGGAGAACGACCCCGCCGAGTTCGAGGGGATACCGCCGACCGCGGCCGGGTCCGAGTGCCTGCGCGGCGCGGGCATCGACGCCTCGAACTTCGCCAAGAGGCACCTGCTCGGCGAAACGGTGGAGATCGCCTTCGACCCCGCCACCGAGCGCCGCGGCTACTACGACCGCTTACTGGCCTACGTGGTCGTCGACGACCGCCTGTTCAACTATCGACTGGTGACGACCGGTCACGCCCGGGTGTACGACGAGAGTCCCTTCACCCGCAAGGACCGGTTTCTCGAAGCCGAGTCGGCCGCCCGCGAGGCCCGCCTGGGACTCTGGCAGTGCGTCGACCCCGACTCGGTCGACCGCTCGACGCCGACGGCGACCGCGAGCGAGTCCGGGCTCGTCGTCGCCGGCATCCACGCCGACGCCGAGGGCAACGACAACGAGAACCTGAACGGCGAGTACGTCGTCTTCGCGAACCGCGGCGACGACCCCATCTCCCTGTCGGGGTGGACCGTCACCGACGGGGCCGGTCATCGCTACACCTTCGGCGACTACGCGCTCGCGCCCGGCGAGCGGGTCACGCTCTACACCGGCAGCGGGAGCGACACCCAGCGCGAGCGCTACTGGGGCGCGAGCGGCGCGGTCTGGAACAACGGCGGCGATACCATCACCGTCCGGGACGCCGGCGGGACCGTCGTCCTCGAACGATCGTACTGAAAAGCGTTTCCGCGGCTATGCGTCCGTTTATCGGCGGGTTCGCGGCGTGAGGATCGGGGTGCCGGGCCGGCGTTCGACGCCGGCGAGGAGCGCCCCGCCCATCGCGACGAACAGCGCACCGAGCGTGAGTCCGGCCGCCGCGAACCCAGCGGTTGTGAGGAGGGCCGACCCGAGCAGGTCGCCGAGTAACAGCGCGAACAGCGAGAGTACGTGACTGCCGAGCAGTCGGTTCTGTAGCGTCTTCATTTCGTACCGACAGTTCGGCTTCGAGGGAGTTAAGCGGCGCGCGAGCCGTGTCTCCGGGGCTCTCAGTGACACACTACCAGTAAGAGCGTCCTACCGGCGATCGCAACCGATCCGACCGGCAGTATAAGCGCGTCGAGCGCTAACACCGGTCGTGAACGTCCGTCGGCTCACCCCCTCACCGCGAGCCGTCGACTGGGGCCTGTTCGCGGCCGTCGGGACGCTACTGGCGACCGGTGTAGCGACGATGTTCACCGGAACGCCCAGTACGGCGTGGGTCATCGACCTCCACGCCATCGCGGGCGTCGCCCTCGTCTGTCTGCTCCCGGTGAAACTGTGGCGGGTCCGTCGTCGCGTCGCTCCCGAGCGCCTCACCGGGCGGCGCGCCCTCTCGGTCGCCCTCACGCTCGACGCCGCCGGCGCGCTCGTCACCGGCGTCTGGTGGGTCTTCGGCGGGTCGCTCGACCTCGGTCCGTGGGGGCTGTTTCACCTCCACATAGCGCTCGGCCTACTGGTCCCGCCGCTACTGCTGTGGCACCTGCGCTATCGCTATCACTCGCCGGCGGAGGTCACGCGGCACGGCCGCCGGGACGCGCTTCGATACGCCGGCCTCGTCACCGCCGGAGCGCTGCTCTGGCGACTGCAGGGACCGGTCAACGACCTGCTCGATACCGCGGGGGCCGACCGGCGCTATACGGGCTCGCGCGAGGAGGGGACCGGCGAGGGCAACCGCTTTCCCGTGACGAGTTGGGTCGCGGACGACCCCGACCCCGTAGACGCCGGCGAGTGGCAACTGACCGTCGGCGGTCGCGTCGAGCGCGAGCGGACCTACGCGCTCGCCGAGCTCCCGACCGGCGCGAGCGAGGACGCCATTCTCGACTGCACGAGCGGGTGGTACTCCGACCACGAGTGGCGGGGCGTCCGAGTCGGCGCGCTGCTCGACGCCGCCGGAGCGGACGACGCCGGAGCGTGGGTGCAGTTCCGGTCGGTGACGGGCTACCGCTGGAGCCTGCCTATCGAGGAGG encodes the following:
- a CDS encoding lamin tail domain-containing protein, which encodes MRRLPLVALLALTVVLAGCGGFTVPAEQTPTERATAAQSPAERTVADTEGETAVGAPSAGPLPEDRTRVTVTAVVDGDTIRVRYGNGTEDTVRLVGVDTPEVNAENDPAEFEGIPPTAAGSECLRGAGIDASNFAKRHLLGETVEIAFDPATERRGYYDRLLAYVVVDDRLFNYRLVTTGHARVYDESPFTRKDRFLEAESAAREARLGLWQCVDPDSVDRSTPTATASESGLVVAGIHADAEGNDNENLNGEYVVFANRGDDPISLSGWTVTDGAGHRYTFGDYALAPGERVTLYTGSGSDTQRERYWGASGAVWNNGGDTITVRDAGGTVVLERSY
- a CDS encoding molybdopterin-dependent oxidoreductase, with the protein product MNVRRLTPSPRAVDWGLFAAVGTLLATGVATMFTGTPSTAWVIDLHAIAGVALVCLLPVKLWRVRRRVAPERLTGRRALSVALTLDAAGALVTGVWWVFGGSLDLGPWGLFHLHIALGLLVPPLLLWHLRYRYHSPAEVTRHGRRDALRYAGLVTAGALLWRLQGPVNDLLDTAGADRRYTGSREEGTGEGNRFPVTSWVADDPDPVDAGEWQLTVGGRVERERTYALAELPTGASEDAILDCTSGWYSDHEWRGVRVGALLDAAGADDAGAWVQFRSVTGYRWSLPIEEARDAVLATRVDGERLSHGHGFPLRLVAPGRRGFQWVKWVREVRVDKRREFGEWVAIFVSGL